The Spinacia oleracea cultivar Varoflay chromosome 2, BTI_SOV_V1, whole genome shotgun sequence DNA segment AGACACAAAGCAGCACAAAATAGTCTCGTTGGACTGAAAGGGGTAATAAAGTACTCACAATTCACCAAACGAGGCTAGCAATATGGTAGCATTCAGAAATTGCTCAAGGTACAAAAATAACCGAAACCAGACACAAAGCAGCAGTGTTGACAACTATAAAAAGACTAACAAGGATCACAAATACCAACAGTATGCAAAAAAGTTTTGATAGTGGTCAGGAAGTAATGTTCAGATTCATTACCAAGCAGCAATTGCACTCGGTCGCTTAGCTTGTCAGGTCAGTAGGTCACTAGGGTAACAACCTCAATTTCCTGAGAAAGAAAAATGATTATGGTTATTAGCAATCACTTCTAAAAGAAATTATACTAGTACCCTGTTCATTATTTGATTTAGTGGAAATTTTATGAAACAAAATAATATGCAATATGGTAGAAGATTTAAATTATCAACCCTAAACTATTATGCTTTGTTAATGTAAAAACGCCATATACAACATGCAATATAAATATGACTTATAACCGAAATGAGTATAACTAAATGAAATCTCATATAACACGTGAATAGAAGTTTATAACTCAAATCCAAAAGAAAATAATACACATAAACTTTGATAAAGAATTCCATACACCCAAAACACTATTATCCTAGAAGCTactcatcatcattatcatcatcgTCGTGTATATCAAACAAGTCCCTAGGCTTAGTCTTAATAACATGAAACCATCCTTTTTGTATCTCATCCTCAATGTAAAAAACTTGTTTTGCTTGAGAAGAGAAAATGAATGGATCATCTTCCAGATTTTGACCAGTGTGCATCAACTTCGAGAAATTGACACGAACTCTGCCACTCGGGTATGTTTTGAAACCCCTACGTATATCATCCCAATCACAACGGAACATTAGAACCTTGAAAGAACCATAATAATCAAGTTCTAATATTTCTTTAAGCTTTCCATAATACTCTTGGCCTTCAGCTTCTACCATAATTCCAGAATTTTGTGTCTTTCGAGATCTCTCACGATCCACGGTGTCAAATTTATAGCCATTAATAATAACGCTTTTCATCCTTTTGCTGCGATTGCTTAAACCACCGGCCAAGGCTTTTCTCAATTTCCCTTCTTTTGTGCTATCATCTAGGTTATTTGCCTATAATTCGAAAAAACTAAGTTAAACTCAAATggtatataaaataaaaaaggaaactcTAGACTTAGAAGCATATAACCTGGTTTTGCAACCAATCAGAAAATTCATAGATTATCCATTGATTTTCATGACCTGCTCCGACTTGACTCTCTTGCCGTTTTTGATGTATGAAGACACTTTAGAGATTGAGAAAATTGAGTTATTAAAATCGTAATAATTAATATGgtcaaaaaaattaatccataaAGCTACTTACTCAAGCACCGGTTTCATCTCATCTGAATGAAGCAAAACATAGCGATGTGCTTGCTTTAAACTTTTGTCATCCAGACGGACATTTTCTTTCATCCCAACTACACGACCACCTGAGTAGTATAAATAGTTATTGATGTCTGGAACACCATCTTCGTTCCTCTTGGGTCTGTTGAATATAATCTCAACACTTTCTAAGTATCTCGAACAAAATGCAATCGTCTCCCATAAAAGGTACCCTTCTGCTATAGATCCTTCTGGTTGCGCTTTATTGCTTACATGAGATTTCAAAAAGGCCAAGTACCTTGAAATATATTGAACAAAATTGTGAACGTGAAAGAATAAGACAAGTATTTTGTGATGTAttcttattttaaagttattaaaaaaaatattaaagtttaaGATATTGACCTCTCAATGGGATACATCCACCTATAGTGAACAGGTCCGCCGAGTTTGACCTCATCCACTAAATGAATTAGTAGATGCACCATGATTGTGAAAAATGTTGGCAGAAACTCTTTCTCCATCTTACAAAGAGTCAACACAAGCTTTGAATAAATGGTGTCTAATTCATTTCTATCAATAGAAGTTGAGCATATCTTCTTGAAAAAGTCTGACAATTCATCAAGAAAATCAATTACTTTTGTGGCATTCGATGCCCTTAAAGCAACAGGAAGGATATCCTGCATAAGGACATGATTGTCATGGCTTTTTAGATTAATAAGTTTACGCTGCTTCATATTCACACACTTTTGCAAATTAGATCCATATCCATAAGGAACTTTAAGCTTTTGTAGGACATTTAAAAAccgttctttctcttctttagaCATGGTGTACGCAGCCGAGGGAAAATAGTCCTTAACACGATTTGGATGAGATTGAGGCCAAAGATGAGATTTTATGTTCCGTGCTTGAAGGGCCAATCTAGCATTCTTATCATCTCTACTCTTCTCCATATCTAAAAGAGTTCCTAAGAAATTGTCGCATACATTCTTCTCAATGTGCATAACATCTAAATTATGTCTAAGAGGATTATATTCCCAATATTCTAATTCAAAaagtttacttttatttttccatAGAACCTTATCAACATCATCTTGaccatcatcatcttcttcaattTCATCATTGTCTAGTCTCCCTCTTTTTTTAGAAACAATTTTTGACTTTCCATAAACATACTTAACTCTTTCTTGTTGCTTCAGAATTTCTGTCCCGCTTAAAGGAACCGGAGCAAAACCATGTTCCTCTTTCCCATCAAATAAGTTGGCTTGAGAACGATAAGGATGATCAGCTGGTAACCATTTTCGAGCTACAGGGTAGACAATTTTACCACCAAAACTATACGCACAACCAGAATCGGCACAAGAAGGGCAAGCTTTATAACCTTTTTTACTCCAACCCGACAACATAGCATATGCTGGAAAGTCATTTATAGTGGAGTGCAAAGCTGCTCGCATTTTGAAACTTTTTCCGCTATGAGCATCAAAGGCATCTACACCTTCCCACAACAATTTTAGCTCATGGATTAGTGGTTGCAAGTACACATCAATATCCATACCGGGACCAGACTTACCAGGGATGATCAAAGACAAAATGAATGACGTTGACTTCATACAAAGCCATGGTGGCAAATTATAAGGAATTAGGATCACTGGCCATGTACTGTAACTAGTATTCATCAAACGATATGGATTAAAACCATCACTTGCTAGACCCAATCTTACACTACGAGGGTCTTTGGAAAATTCCTCATATCTTTGATCAAATTTTTTCCAAGCTTCACCATCTGCCGGGTGACTTATGATCTTTTCATCCTTGCGGTCAAAATGCCATCTCATGTCCTTTGCTGTTTTAGATGACATGTAAAGCCTCTTTAGTCTAGGGATGAGAGGAAAATACCGCATTACTTTAGCTGGAACGCCCTTCTTACGTGTTTTTATAACATTCTCACTTGTATCACCCTCATTTCCGTTCACATTTCTCCACCTTGATGTGTGACAGATATGACACTCATTTTTTTCTGCAAATTCACCCCAATATAAGATGCAATCATTTGGACATGCATGGATTTTCTCGTAACTCAATCCCAAATCCTTTATTATCTTCATGCCTTCATAATACGATGACGGAAACTCCATAATAATAGGAAATGTGTCTAATAGAAGCTCAAGCAACTTATTAAATGACGCAGCTGACCAATGAAACATACACTTGAGGTGAAACAAGTGCAATAGAAATGGCAA contains these protein-coding regions:
- the LOC110780592 gene encoding uncharacterized protein, which produces MDTSWIDLRKGTAGYYNGCMKFLEVAKETLLEGMTRCPCNKYKLNNSYPLEEVGGHILFYGFYKNYRQWVFHCKDEESNTIEIPSDQAKVVGRDDIDGLLGAAFRVDNTAQPTNESQDPSLSEANFEDEDPYNMHGELNFDPEEDDEFPSTNTNEEEAKYKRLREASDEGLYEGCTTFSKLPFLLHLFHLKCMFHWSAASFNKLLELLLDTFPIIMEFPSSYYEGMKIIKDLGLSYEKIHACPNDCILYWGEFAEKNECHICHTSRWRNVNGNEGDTSENVIKTRKKGVPAKVMRYFPLIPRLKRLYMSSKTAKDMRWHFDRKDEKIISHPADGEAWKKFDQRYEEFSKDPRSVRLGLASDGFNPYRLMNTSYSTWPVILIPYNLPPWLCMKSTSFILSLIIPGKSGPGMDIDVYLQPLIHELKLLWEGVDAFDAHSGKSFKMRAALHSTINDFPAYAMLSGWSKKGYKACPSCADSGCAYSFGGKIVYPVARKWLPADHPYRSQANLFDGKEEHGFAPVPLSGTEILKQQERVKYVYGKSKIVSKKRGRLDNDEIEEDDDGQDDVDKVLWKNKSKLFELEYWEYNPLRHNLDVMHIEKNVCDNFLGTLLDMEKSRDDKNARLALQARNIKSHLWPQSHPNRVKDYFPSAAYTMSKEEKERFLNVLQKLKVPYGYGSNLQKCVNMKQRKLINLKSHDNHVLMQDILPVALRASNATKVIDFLDELSDFFKKICSTSIDRNELDTIYSKLVLTLCKMEKEFLPTFFTIMVHLLIHLVDEVKLGGPVHYRWMYPIERYLAFLKSHVSNKAQPEGSIAEGYLLWETIAFCSRYLESVEIIFNRPKRNEDGVPDINNYLYYSGGRVVGMKENVRLDDKSLKQAHRYVLLHSDEMKPANNLDDSTKEGKLRKALAGGLSNRSKRMKSVIINGYKFDTVDRERSRKTQNSGIMVEAEGQEYYGKLKEILELDYYGSFKVLMFRCDWDDIRRGFKTYPSGRVRVNFSKLMHTGQNLEDDPFIFSSQAKQVFYIEDEIQKGWFHVIKTKPRDLFDIHDDDDNDDE